The genomic region CCCAAAGCATTGAAAAAGACAGGATATAATACCTACTGAATCGGCTCTCGATCTCCAGGGGCGATCGCCGCTCGATCCCACAGTAGCCAGGATCTGTCCGAGTCAAACTCAACCCACTTGGGTTGTCGCCCGTTAGTCGCTCTTTCACCGTCGATATTACTGTCGTGTTGTATCTATGAAACGCATTTTATCTGTCCTCGCCGTTACTGCCTTATGTCTTGGAGGGACGATCGCGCCGAGTTGGTCGCAAACCTCGGGATGGACGATTTTTGGAGGAGTCGAGCGCAAATACGAACTCAAATATCGTTTGCAGCGCGGTAAAGCAGACACCTGGGATCGCTACTGGTTAAAAATTCCCGCCAAAAAAGTCAACTGGGCCGTTCTCCAATTTCAAATTACCTATCCCGACTATTTTGATGGCGAATTTGACAGCAACGAAATCGAAGTCAAAGTCGATGACGAAACCATCGAAATCCAAGATGCCCTTTGGGATCCGGAGAACCGTTTGATTGAAATTTATCCCCTAGAACCGATTCCGGCGAACAAAGATATCGAAATCGTGCTTTCGGACGTCCAAAACCCCCGATTTGGCGGCATGTTTAACTTCAACTGCCGGATCGTCACTCCCGGCGGCCCGCCGCTTCCGCAATATTTGGGGACTTGGGTACTGGCGATCGACTGAAATCGAACCCACTCCACTCGACAGCAACCCCACGGCGATCGTGGGGTTTTTTGCATATCGATGATACAATCATCATTTGTGACTTTTTAAATTTAAACTGGTCTTCGTGGAGTAAAGCTTTATGACTCAGCGTACATTACACGGCACTTCCCGCAAAAGAAAAAGAGTATCGGGCTTTAGAGTGCGGATGCGGACCAAAAATGGCCAAAAAACGATCGCCGCTCGCCGCAAAAAAGGGCGGCATCGTTTGTCAGTTTAAGCAACCTTTCCCGGATGCGAACTGCGGCGAGTCGTCGGTAAGGGGCGACGGTCACCTGAGTGGGGCGCCACGATCGCTCCAGTCGCCGCGATCGCCGAATCAGTCCGTCGAACCGAGGCGACATCGAAATCGAGAGCGAGCCACAGACCCACAAGAATGCCGTGTTGCCTAAAGTGCATCGACTCAAGCACCGTCATGATTTTAGTGCCGTCTATCGAGGGGGCTTGCGCCGTCAGTCCAAGCATTTGAGCGTGAGGGCGAAGCGCAGAAAACCCAGCTCGCTCCACGTTCGTCTGTCGGACAATCGAAAAGCTCGACAGCGACGAGGTGACAACCCGTCAGTCCCTTCGCCGGAAGAGAGTTCGCCCAAGTTACCGACGCGCATGGGAATTTCCATCAGCCAGAAAGTGAGCAAACAAGCGGTGATTCGCAATCGGATCAAGCGTCAGTTGCGCGGGGCCTGTCGGGAGCTTCTGCCCCGCATAGCGCCGGGTTGGGATGTGGTCATCGTCGTGCGCCCCCAGGGGCGCGAGTGCAATTATCGCCAACTTCTGCAAGAATTAGAGCAGTTGTTGGCACAAGCAGAGGTACTCAATGGGCATCCGTGAAGATATTTATCTCGAAAGCGGACCGCATCCTGGCGATTTGATCTTGAACCTACTTTTCGGGTTGACAATCGTCGGGTTGCCCCTGACCATTGGGGCGATCGTTCGGGCATTGTGGTTGCGCTACCGGATTACCAATCGCCGAATTACCGTCACGGGAGGTTGGTTGGGACGCGATCGCACCGACATCGTTTATTCGGAAATTGTCAAAATCGTGACCGTTCCTCGCGGCTTCGGCTTGTGGGGCGATATGGTGGTTACGATCTCGGACGGCTCCCGCCTCGAATTGCGAGCGATCCCCAAATTTCGCGAGGTTTATGCCTACATCACCGACAAACTTTCTGCAAAAGCCAAACAAGCGAGTGGAGCCTTGGGCAGTCGTTAACGTCAAGTCAGCACCCCGCTCTAAAGAGAAGGGGCTTCGTGCCTCTCCTTTAGTAGGAGCGTTTCGCGAAACGCCTTTAGTAGGGGCGTTTCGCGAAACGCCCCTACCCAGCCTAAGCCCTTTGAAGGCTACGTTATGGTTAAGCGTTAAAGATCCTAGCTGGGGATACGTCGCCAGTCCCCTGCTCTAGAACCAAGCCGTTAAACCGTCTTCCGATGGGTAAGACAGTGCGGTTTGGAAAGTACGGACCGATAACATTGGCGAGGCGCTATGACGCCGTGCACTTTAGGCGACTCCGGCTAACAGGAGCGAGGGAAAAGTGTACCTCTTTTCCCTCCCCCACGAGGAAACGGCGGTTAAAACCGCCCGTGTCGTTTTTCCTCCCTGGGCTAAAGCGACAGGGCTTCCAAACAAGAGCGAAGATTTTCGTGAGGCACAACTCCTCCATTCCTTGCTAAAATTGCGCTTGAGGTACAGGTAAATCACCTCGTTAAAAACCTGGCATCGGAAGATGAGTACCTTGAAAATTGAAGTTTGTCGGTTCCACACGGAAAATAGCTCGTGTGGGTAAAAGCTTCAAGCGTCAAGTCCGCAGACTTAAAATTTTTGAACTCTACTGTACGGTCCGGCAAACCGAAACAGGTTCCCTCAAATGGGGACGAACGCTTGGGGAGATGAGAATCTCTGAACATTTTGCTTCCCGGTTGAATGTGTCAGTCTTGTCGTCGAACCAAGAATCCCACTACCTTTAGGCGTGGGACTGTCAAAGTCGAACAACTTTCTACAGCGCGCAGGTTGATATAGAGCGAATGGACTTTGGAGTCGGGTTTCTTTCCAACAACGTGATGTTGCCGATCCTGGATTTTTTCTACGGGATCGTGCCGAGTTACGGTCTGGCGATCGTCGCCCTGACCCTCGTGATTCGCTTTGCACTCTACCCTTTGAGTGCGAAGTCAATCCGGAGTATGCGTCGGATGCGAGTCACCCAACCCGTGATGCAAAAACGGGTCAAAGAAATACAAGAACGTTATAAAGAAGATCCTGCCAAGCAGCAGGAAGAAATGCAAAAGGTCTACAAAGAATTCGGAAATCCGCTTTCCGGATGCTTGCCAGTCCTCTTGCAAATGCCAGTGTTGTTTGCTTTATTTGCAACCTTAAGAGGATCGCCGTTTTCCGATATCAATTACTCTCTTAATATCGAGATTTTCCCGCGCGAACAAATCGAACGCATTCAACCCCAGGCATTCGCCACCAATCCCCAAAATATCTACATTGCCGATGGGGTTCATGCCAAAATTGCGGCCTTGTTGCCCGGAGGTACCAAACTCGCGGTTGGGGAAAAAACCAAAATTGAGTTTCAAACCGTAGAAGGCAAGCCCTTACAAGAACTCACCACACAATATCCGGACACCGATCTCAAACCCTCCTGGCAAGTCGTCAAAGGAGAAGATCGAGTCAAAATCAACCCCGACGGGACGATCGAAGCACTCCAACCCGGAGAAGTGACCGTGCAAGGGGTGATTCCCGGTTTGGCCGCCAATAAAGGCTTTTTGTTTATCAAAGCCCTCGGTCGCGTGGGTGCAGTTGCCGACGACGGCACGATCCACTGGGATATTTTGAGCATGGTTCTGTTTTTCGGCATCACGTTGTACGTGAACCAACTGCTCTCCGGTCAAAACTCGGCGCCGACGGATAATCCCCAACAGGCGACGGTCAACAAATTGACTCCGGTGTTGTTTTCCGGGATGTTTTTATTCTTCCCCTTGCCCGCCGGGGTGTTGATGTACATGGCGATCGCCAACATCTTCCAAACCCTGCAAACCTTCATCTTGTCGCGCGAACCGCTTCCGGAAAACCTCCAGAAGTTAGTCGAAGCTCAAGAAAAAGCCAGTGGCGGCGGCAAAGGTCGTGAATCCCTGCCTTTTGAGTCCTCGGGTCGCTCGAA from Oxynema aestuarii AP17 harbors:
- a CDS encoding DUF2808 domain-containing protein, which gives rise to MKRILSVLAVTALCLGGTIAPSWSQTSGWTIFGGVERKYELKYRLQRGKADTWDRYWLKIPAKKVNWAVLQFQITYPDYFDGEFDSNEIEVKVDDETIEIQDALWDPENRLIEIYPLEPIPANKDIEIVLSDVQNPRFGGMFNFNCRIVTPGGPPLPQYLGTWVLAID
- the rpmH gene encoding 50S ribosomal protein L34, with amino-acid sequence MTQRTLHGTSRKRKRVSGFRVRMRTKNGQKTIAARRKKGRHRLSV
- the rnpA gene encoding ribonuclease P protein component produces the protein MLPKVHRLKHRHDFSAVYRGGLRRQSKHLSVRAKRRKPSSLHVRLSDNRKARQRRGDNPSVPSPEESSPKLPTRMGISISQKVSKQAVIRNRIKRQLRGACRELLPRIAPGWDVVIVVRPQGRECNYRQLLQELEQLLAQAEVLNGHP
- a CDS encoding PH domain-containing protein codes for the protein MGIREDIYLESGPHPGDLILNLLFGLTIVGLPLTIGAIVRALWLRYRITNRRITVTGGWLGRDRTDIVYSEIVKIVTVPRGFGLWGDMVVTISDGSRLELRAIPKFREVYAYITDKLSAKAKQASGALGSR
- the yidC gene encoding membrane protein insertase YidC, with product MDFGVGFLSNNVMLPILDFFYGIVPSYGLAIVALTLVIRFALYPLSAKSIRSMRRMRVTQPVMQKRVKEIQERYKEDPAKQQEEMQKVYKEFGNPLSGCLPVLLQMPVLFALFATLRGSPFSDINYSLNIEIFPREQIERIQPQAFATNPQNIYIADGVHAKIAALLPGGTKLAVGEKTKIEFQTVEGKPLQELTTQYPDTDLKPSWQVVKGEDRVKINPDGTIEALQPGEVTVQGVIPGLAANKGFLFIKALGRVGAVADDGTIHWDILSMVLFFGITLYVNQLLSGQNSAPTDNPQQATVNKLTPVLFSGMFLFFPLPAGVLMYMAIANIFQTLQTFILSREPLPENLQKLVEAQEKASGGGKGRESLPFESSGRSKKESKESGKSKK